The sequence CGCGGCGAAGGTGGTACGGGCGTTCCTACCGTCGAAGGGTGCCTGGATAAGGCCGTAGGGGCGGCGCACTCTCGGAGGCATGACCACCACGATCACTCTCATCAGCGGGGCCGCTCGCGGCCTCGGACTCGAAACCGCCCGCCGTCTGTCGGCGCTCGGCCACACCGTCATCGTCGGCGCCCGCGACGCGGAGCGCGGGCGGGCCGTCGCCGAGGAGGTCGGGGGCCGTTGGGTGGCGCTCGACGTCGCGGACCCCGCGTCCGTGGAGGCGGCGGCGAAGGACGTCGCGGGGCACGAGGGCCGTATCGACGTCCTGATCAACAACGCGGGCATCACGGGCCCCCTCAAGGAGGCCGCCGACGTCACGGGCGAGGACGCGCGCGCGGTGTTCGAGGTGAACGTCCTCGGCATCGTGCGGATGACGCACGCCTTCCTGCCGCTGCTGCGCGAGTCGGCGGATCCGCGCGTCGTCAACGTGACGAGCGGGCTCGGTTCGCAGACGCTCACGCACGACCCGGAGCGCGTCGAGTACTCGGTCGTCTCGCCGCTCTACACCTCGTCCAAGGCGGCGGTGACGATGCTCACGACGCAGTACGCGCGCGGCGTCGAGGGCGTCCGCTTCAACGCGGCCGACCCCGGCTACACCGCGACCGACCTCAACCACCACACGGGCACGCAGACCGTCACGGAGGGCACCGACGCGATCGTGGCGCTCGCCACGGAGGACGCGTCGGCGGGCACCGGGCGCGCGGTGGACCGCGTGGGCCCGCTGCCGTGGTGACGGGGGGCTGAGAGCGCGGGGGTACACGACGAGGCCGGACACCGCGGGCGAAGCGGGGTCCGGCCTCGTGTGCGTACGTGTGCGGTGCGCGGGAGCGGTCACCGGCCCGTGCGGGTGCGCGGCCCGCGACGCGGGCGGTTCCCGGCCTGTACGTGTGCGGGTGCGCGGCCCGTACGTGGGCGCGGTGCGCGGCCCGCGACGCAGGGGGGCGCGCGGCCCGGATCAGCTCTTCTCGGCCTCGGCGCCGGCTCCGGCCGCGGCGCGGGCGGCGGGGACGGCCGCCGCGTCCCGCGCGGCGACCTTGGCCTCCAGCTCGGGGGTGATCTTGCGCTCGACGAAGAACGCGGCCGTCGGGATCGTGCCCGCGATCAGCACCCAGAGCTGCTTGCCGACCTTCCACTTCGCCTTGGAGCCGAGGTCGAAGGCGACGACGAGGTAGACGACGTAGAGCCAGCCGTGGGCGATGGCGATGACCCGGGTCGGGCCGGAGGCGCCGTCGATGTCGAGCACGTACTTGGCGATGACACCGAGGGTCAGCAGGACCAGCAGCACACCGGTGACGTAGGCCATCACGCGGTAGCGGGTCAGCACGCTCTTCTTCATGGGGGGAGCCTAACCGGGCGGATCGGGCGAACGGTACGCGGGGCGGGCACGCACGCGAAGCCGCTGGTCAGCCCTGCCGGGCCGGTCGGACGGCCCGTCGGGCCCCGTCAGCCCTCGAAGTCGCCGGCCGCGACGCGCAGCGGGCGCAGCAGCGCGAAGATCTCCGCGCACTCCTCGGCGTCGTACGCGCCGAGGCCGAAGTCCATGTCCATGAGGTCCTTCGTCGCCGCCTCGACGACCTCGCGGCCCTTGGGCGTGATGGAGGCGAGGGTGCCCCGCCCGTCCTGCGGATTGGGGCGCTTGGCGACGAGACCGGAGCGCACGAGGCGGTCGACGGTGTTGGTCACCGAGGTGGGGTGGACCATGAGCCGCTCGCCTATCTTCGACATCGGCAGTTCGCCCGCCTTGGAGAAGGTGAGCAGCACGAGCGCCTCGTAGCGCGCGAAGGTCAGCCCGTACGGCTTGACGACGGCGTCGACCTCGGCGAGGAGGATCTGCTGGGCCCGCATGATCGAGGTGATCGCGGGCATCGAGGGGACGTGTCCCCACCGCTGCCGCCAGGAGTCATCCGCGCGGGCGATCGGGTCGAAGGAGAGGCTGAGCGGCTTCGGCACGTCCCCGACCCTACCGGCCGGTCATATCGTGGTCAGCCCCGTCTCATCCTTCGGCCCCCGGGCGTCCGGGACACGGCGCGCGCGGCGCGCGGCGAGGGCGAGCGGGAGGCAGCAGACGGTACCGAGGAGCCCCGCCCCCGCGACGACGAGGTGCGGGTCGAGCCGTTCGGCGACGGCTCCCGCGAGGGCCGTGCCGAGGCCCTGCGCGGTCATGAGCCCGGCGGTCTGCACGGTCATCGCGCGGCCCCGCAGCTCCACCGGCACGGAGTCGACGAACCAGCGGTCGAGCCCGAGGGTGTACGCGGCCGAGGCGCCGGTCACGAAGAGGAGGGCGAGCAGCGGCAGGTAGCCGGGGCGCAGCAGGCACAGGGCGAGCGGGAGGGTGCCGAGCGCGGCGAGCGGGAGGGCGAGGCGGGCGCGGGCCGCGGGGGTGAGGAGGGTCCCGGCGAGCAGTTCACCGGTGATCATCCCGGCGGAGATCGCGGCGAGCAGCAGCCCGAGGCCCGCGCCGCCGACGCCGAGTGAGGCGGCGTAGGGCGCGGCGAGCCCTTCGGGGACGACGGCGAAGGCCGGCGGCAGCCAGAAGAGGAGGAGCGCGAGGCGCGGCCCGCGCAGGGCGAGGACGGCGCGGACGCCGGAGAGCGAGTCGCGGACGAGCCCGCCGGCGGCGGTGCGGGCGCGGGCGGGGCGGCGGCGCGTACCGAGCCGGAGCAGGGTGGCGGAGCCGAGGAAGGTCGCGAGCGTGACGAGGAGCGCCCCGCGCGGCGGTACGAGCACGAGCAGCAGCCCCCCGACGCCGTACCCGCCGAGCAGCGCGGTCTGCGAGACGATCCGCAGCAGCGAGCGCCCGAGGACGAAGGCCTCGCCGTCCCCGAGGATGTCGCCGAGCGTCGCCATCCGCGTCCCCGCGAACACGGGCGCGACGAGCGCGAGCACGACGCGCAGCGCGAGCAGCCCCGCGACGGGCGTGACGGGCAGCGCCATGACCGCGACGCAAGCGGCACAGACGAGATCGCAGCCGACGAGCACCCGCCGCGCCGGATACCGGTCGGCGAGCCCCGCGAGCAGGGTCCCGCCGAGCAGGTAGGGCAGCAGGCCGAGCGCGAAGGCGAGGGCGGAGAGGAAGGGGGAGCCGGTGAGCGCGAAGACGAGGACAGTGAGGGCGATCTCGCTGACGACGGTGCCGAGGAGGGAGCAGAGGTGGGCGAGGAAGACGGCACGGAACTCGGGGATGCGGAAGAGGGCGAGATAGCGGGGATGGGGGGCGGTGGGGGCGGTGGGGTTGGTGGGCGTGATCGGCGTCGGGGTGGGGGCGTTGTGCTCGGGCATGGGGCGAGCATCGGGGGGCGGGGGCGCCGGACGTATCGTTTCGGCTCCGGCCGAATCGGCGGGCGGGAAAGACGAGGGCGAGCGTGGCACAGCGTCTGCATCTGGGGGACCGGGACCTGTTGCGGTGCCGGTTCGCGTTCTCGCCGTTGTGGGAGACGCAGGAGGCGGTCCGTACGCTGACACGGCCCGACCGCTTCCCGTACCACCACGGGCGGCTGGACCGGATGCGCGCGGCGGCGGCCGGGCTCGACCTGCGGCCGCTGTGGCGACTCATGCCGCACCGGGGCCACTCCCCCGACTTCTGGGCGCCGCCGCCGGACGGAGCGACGGCGGAGATCGGGGAGGAGCTGGCGCGGGTACGGGCGACCGATCCCGCCGCCGCGCGCAGGGACCTCGCGACGGCATTGCGTTCGGTACGGGGCGGTACGGAGTCGGCGTGGGGGCGCGCACTGCTCGCCGAGCCCGCGCGGGCCGTGGCGGAGGCGGCGGATCTCCTCGAACGGGCCTGGCACGCGCTCGTGGAGCCGGAGTGGCCCCGGCTGCGGGCGCTGCTCGAAGCGGACGTGGCGCACCACGCGCGGCGGCTCGCGGAGCTGGGGCTCGGCGGGCTGCTGCCCGAACTGGACACGCGGGTCCGCTGGGAGGGCCGGACGCTCACGGTGGACAAGCGCGGCGACCACGAGCGGTGGCTGCGGGGCGAGGGCCTGGTTCTCATGCCGAGCGTCCACACGTGGCCGGACGTCGTGACGGGCGTCGAGGAACCGTTCCAGCCGA comes from Streptomyces sp. Tu6071 and encodes:
- a CDS encoding DUF3817 domain-containing protein, producing the protein MKKSVLTRYRVMAYVTGVLLVLLTLGVIAKYVLDIDGASGPTRVIAIAHGWLYVVYLVVAFDLGSKAKWKVGKQLWVLIAGTIPTAAFFVERKITPELEAKVAARDAAAVPAARAAAGAGAEAEKS
- a CDS encoding MFS transporter codes for the protein MPEHNAPTPTPITPTNPTAPTAPHPRYLALFRIPEFRAVFLAHLCSLLGTVVSEIALTVLVFALTGSPFLSALAFALGLLPYLLGGTLLAGLADRYPARRVLVGCDLVCAACVAVMALPVTPVAGLLALRVVLALVAPVFAGTRMATLGDILGDGEAFVLGRSLLRIVSQTALLGGYGVGGLLLVLVPPRGALLVTLATFLGSATLLRLGTRRRPARARTAAGGLVRDSLSGVRAVLALRGPRLALLLFWLPPAFAVVPEGLAAPYAASLGVGGAGLGLLLAAISAGMITGELLAGTLLTPAARARLALPLAALGTLPLALCLLRPGYLPLLALLFVTGASAAYTLGLDRWFVDSVPVELRGRAMTVQTAGLMTAQGLGTALAGAVAERLDPHLVVAGAGLLGTVCCLPLALAARRARRVPDARGPKDETGLTTI
- a CDS encoding ArsR/SmtB family transcription factor, yielding MAQRLHLGDRDLLRCRFAFSPLWETQEAVRTLTRPDRFPYHHGRLDRMRAAAAGLDLRPLWRLMPHRGHSPDFWAPPPDGATAEIGEELARVRATDPAAARRDLATALRSVRGGTESAWGRALLAEPARAVAEAADLLERAWHALVEPEWPRLRALLEADVAHHARRLAELGLGGLLPELDTRVRWEGRTLTVDKRGDHERWLRGEGLVLMPSVHTWPDVVTGVEEPFQPTLVYPARGLASLWTGVPERAPDALVGILGAGRAAVLAALAVPGTTSGLADRLGLAPSSVSAHLTSLRTAGLLHARRYGREVVYRRTGLGTALAEGKG
- a CDS encoding MarR family winged helix-turn-helix transcriptional regulator — its product is MPKPLSLSFDPIARADDSWRQRWGHVPSMPAITSIMRAQQILLAEVDAVVKPYGLTFARYEALVLLTFSKAGELPMSKIGERLMVHPTSVTNTVDRLVRSGLVAKRPNPQDGRGTLASITPKGREVVEAATKDLMDMDFGLGAYDAEECAEIFALLRPLRVAAGDFEG
- a CDS encoding SDR family NAD(P)-dependent oxidoreductase, with protein sequence MTTTITLISGAARGLGLETARRLSALGHTVIVGARDAERGRAVAEEVGGRWVALDVADPASVEAAAKDVAGHEGRIDVLINNAGITGPLKEAADVTGEDARAVFEVNVLGIVRMTHAFLPLLRESADPRVVNVTSGLGSQTLTHDPERVEYSVVSPLYTSSKAAVTMLTTQYARGVEGVRFNAADPGYTATDLNHHTGTQTVTEGTDAIVALATEDASAGTGRAVDRVGPLPW